Proteins found in one Allorhizobium pseudoryzae genomic segment:
- a CDS encoding O-linked N-acetylglucosamine transferase, SPINDLY family protein, which yields MTMNIQTPQQASPNSAQLDLARQQKLSLLDVLQLANELTAAGQMAAAAELYKTWVAFNDDNPLIHIAYFNYGVALSQAGDPAGAVQALRACVKIDPGFGPGHVNLGRQLEDNGLLLQAVQQWQKYVNETNQVTPDRVSHRQMVLQNIGRVLETADQMEEAEKNLIAAFELQPSHLENGQHWASLRQRQCKWPVLAPSNHVTPRQMLDAMSSLTLSCYSDDPMFQLAKAYKYNRSLIGSRPNLDRSARGSVRTRIAAGQRIRVGYLSSDLRDHAVGFALVEVLELHDKSKIEVYAYYCGERRANDPTQNRIKAVVDAWRDVAQLTDAQAAAQICQDEIDILIDVNGYTKHARPKIFSYRPAPVIVNFCGYPGSMGSPFHQYIIADDVIIPPDSEIYYSEKVLRIPCNQPLDRKRLIAATPKRADVGLPEDKFVFASFNGMQKITPQVFMRWMAILSLTPNSILWLLTGGDEVDQRLREMAKQAGIEPDRLLFAAKAANPHHLARIPLADLFLDTFPYGAHSTAADSIMQGLPVLTMPGNSFAARFCASVVTAAGAPELLCTSPDDYVRKAVGFAKDPKSLLAIRASLKRQRETCVLRDMPATTRRLEDLFHQMQSEAERGETPVPDLSNLDVYYEIGADLVLSGTDYETPEAHRARYRERLAEWHDYMPLPRDNKLWT from the coding sequence ATGACCATGAACATCCAAACTCCCCAGCAGGCATCCCCCAATAGTGCACAGCTCGATCTTGCACGGCAGCAGAAGCTCTCTCTTCTTGACGTATTGCAGCTCGCCAACGAGCTGACGGCGGCCGGCCAGATGGCCGCTGCCGCGGAACTTTATAAAACCTGGGTGGCTTTCAACGACGACAACCCGCTGATCCACATCGCCTATTTCAACTACGGCGTTGCGCTCTCGCAGGCGGGAGATCCTGCCGGCGCGGTTCAGGCTTTGCGCGCCTGTGTGAAAATCGATCCCGGCTTCGGACCTGGCCACGTCAACCTCGGCCGCCAGCTTGAGGACAACGGACTGCTCCTCCAGGCTGTTCAGCAGTGGCAGAAATACGTCAACGAGACCAATCAGGTAACGCCGGACCGGGTATCCCACCGGCAGATGGTGTTGCAGAACATCGGGCGCGTGCTCGAAACCGCCGATCAGATGGAGGAAGCGGAAAAGAACCTCATCGCGGCCTTCGAACTGCAGCCGTCGCATCTGGAGAATGGTCAGCACTGGGCATCATTGCGCCAGCGCCAGTGCAAATGGCCGGTCCTGGCCCCCTCCAACCATGTGACCCCACGCCAGATGCTGGACGCCATGTCGTCGCTCACTCTGAGTTGCTATTCCGACGACCCGATGTTCCAGCTGGCCAAGGCGTACAAATACAATCGGTCGCTGATCGGCAGCCGACCGAATCTCGATCGAAGCGCCCGGGGTTCCGTTCGTACCAGGATCGCTGCGGGACAGCGCATCCGTGTGGGCTATCTGTCGTCCGACTTGCGTGATCACGCCGTCGGCTTCGCGCTCGTCGAAGTGCTGGAACTGCACGACAAGTCCAAGATCGAGGTCTACGCCTATTATTGCGGCGAACGCCGTGCGAACGACCCGACGCAGAACCGCATCAAGGCGGTCGTCGATGCCTGGCGCGATGTTGCGCAGCTGACGGATGCGCAGGCAGCGGCTCAGATCTGCCAGGACGAGATCGATATTCTGATCGATGTCAACGGCTATACCAAGCACGCCCGCCCCAAGATCTTTTCTTACCGCCCGGCACCGGTGATCGTGAATTTCTGCGGTTACCCGGGCTCGATGGGCAGCCCCTTCCACCAGTATATCATCGCCGATGACGTGATCATCCCGCCGGACAGCGAGATCTACTATTCGGAGAAGGTGCTGAGAATTCCGTGCAACCAGCCGCTCGACCGCAAGCGTCTGATTGCCGCGACACCCAAGCGCGCCGACGTCGGCCTGCCGGAGGACAAGTTCGTCTTTGCCTCCTTCAACGGCATGCAGAAAATCACCCCGCAGGTCTTCATGCGCTGGATGGCGATCCTGTCGCTCACCCCCAACAGCATTCTCTGGCTTCTGACCGGAGGCGACGAGGTGGATCAACGCCTGCGCGAGATGGCAAAACAGGCTGGCATCGAGCCGGATCGCCTGCTCTTTGCCGCCAAGGCTGCCAATCCGCATCACCTGGCCCGCATTCCGCTGGCGGACCTGTTCCTCGACACCTTCCCCTACGGCGCGCATTCGACCGCCGCCGATTCGATCATGCAGGGACTTCCGGTCCTCACGATGCCTGGCAACAGCTTCGCGGCACGCTTTTGCGCCAGCGTCGTGACCGCGGCCGGTGCGCCGGAACTGCTGTGCACCTCGCCGGACGACTATGTGCGCAAGGCGGTGGGCTTTGCGAAGGATCCGAAGAGCTTGCTCGCCATCCGTGCATCTCTCAAGCGGCAACGCGAGACGTGCGTGCTCCGCGACATGCCGGCGACGACCCGGCGTCTAGAGGACCTGTTCCACCAGATGCAGAGTGAGGCGGAGCGGGGAGAAACACCGGTTCCAGACCTGTCCAACCTCGACGTCTATTACGAGATCGGCGCCGACCTCGTCTTGTCCGGAACGGACTACGAAACGCCAGAGGCGCATCGCGCCCGTTACCGCGAGCGGCTTGCCGAATGGCACGACTACATGCCGTTGCCGCGCGATAACAAGCTCTGGACCTAG
- a CDS encoding MotB family protein, which yields MSEQNHHHGKNEIIIVKKHGGGHDGAHGGAWKIAYADFMTAMMAFFLVMWLVNAANEETKASVASYFNPIKLSDETPAKKGLEKPTEAADGEESKERSKVKADADTVGAAAATGDDMTSSSGEETNYSEADFFENPYSVLAEIAQEVGQQANVSAKGEGGASDSGPATGADGGEAYRDPFDPDFWTKQIEVTRADGSQKAPAESQPVNEASEMPTEMLPPAPPAPGKVPVTAQQTAQADPKPDAPDPAKPLEVAVAIPQARPDPASVQAEAANAAKRVGEEKKAEDLKQQIAQEIGGVAGKLPEGLIVTPAEGGLLITISDQLQTPMFNTSSAVPRKELVLAMEKIGGILAKRQGDVVIRGHTDARPFKDGSNDNWRLSAARAHSAYFMLVKGGLKEDRVKQISGFADRRPQVAEDPLAPQNRRIEILLEDGET from the coding sequence ATGAGCGAGCAGAATCATCACCACGGCAAGAACGAGATCATCATCGTCAAAAAGCACGGCGGTGGCCACGATGGCGCGCATGGCGGTGCCTGGAAGATCGCCTATGCCGACTTCATGACCGCGATGATGGCCTTCTTCCTGGTCATGTGGCTGGTGAACGCCGCCAACGAGGAAACCAAGGCGTCGGTCGCGAGCTATTTCAACCCGATCAAGCTGTCGGATGAGACTCCGGCCAAGAAGGGGCTGGAAAAGCCGACCGAAGCCGCGGATGGCGAAGAGAGCAAGGAACGTTCGAAGGTCAAGGCCGATGCCGACACGGTCGGTGCCGCTGCCGCGACCGGGGACGACATGACCTCGAGTTCCGGCGAAGAAACCAACTATTCCGAAGCGGATTTCTTCGAAAATCCCTATTCGGTACTTGCGGAAATCGCGCAGGAGGTTGGCCAGCAGGCAAACGTCAGTGCCAAGGGCGAGGGTGGCGCCAGCGATTCGGGTCCTGCAACGGGCGCCGATGGCGGTGAGGCTTACCGCGATCCCTTCGATCCGGATTTCTGGACGAAACAGATCGAAGTCACGCGGGCTGATGGGAGCCAAAAGGCGCCGGCGGAATCACAGCCGGTGAACGAAGCCAGCGAGATGCCCACCGAGATGTTGCCGCCAGCACCTCCGGCCCCCGGAAAGGTGCCCGTGACGGCGCAGCAAACGGCACAGGCCGATCCAAAACCGGATGCCCCCGATCCCGCCAAACCCTTGGAGGTTGCCGTTGCCATCCCGCAGGCGCGCCCGGATCCGGCTTCCGTCCAGGCCGAGGCGGCAAACGCTGCAAAGCGCGTTGGTGAGGAAAAGAAGGCCGAGGATCTGAAGCAGCAGATTGCCCAGGAGATCGGCGGCGTTGCCGGAAAGCTGCCGGAAGGTCTGATTGTCACGCCGGCAGAAGGCGGTCTTCTGATCACCATTTCGGATCAACTGCAGACGCCGATGTTCAACACCAGTTCCGCCGTGCCGCGCAAGGAACTCGTGCTGGCGATGGAGAAGATCGGCGGGATTCTGGCCAAGCGACAGGGAGATGTGGTGATCCGTGGTCACACCGATGCCCGTCCCTTCAAGGATGGCAGCAACGACAACTGGCGGCTGTCTGCCGCGCGTGCGCACAGTGCCTATTTCATGCTGGTCAAGGGCGGTCTGAAGGAGGATCGGGTCAAGCAGATTTCCGGCTTTGCCGACCGTCGCCCGCAGGTGGCGGAAGACCCTCTGGCTCCGCAAAACCGCCGTATCGAGATTTTGCTTGAGGACGGCGAGACTTGA
- a CDS encoding flagellin N-terminal helical domain-containing protein produces the protein MTSILTNSSAIAALSTLRTINSDMEMTQSRISSGYKVETAADNAAYWSIATTMRSDNKALGTVQDALGLGAATTDVAYTALESSIKVVDEIKAKITAASEPGVDKAKIQKEIDQLQNQLESISKSASFSGENWVYHTASAGAGTQAIVGSFNRDADGNVSLTTLEYDTNNSSLIEVDTAGANVTTGTGLLSTYMSFSSATGATVSLTYSVLTLDISSMTTGDLGLALSGVDSVLQEMTDAAADVGAINSRIDLQKDFVADLMDSIEKGVGKLVDADMNEESTRLKALQTQQQLGIQALSIANSGSQNILSLFQ, from the coding sequence ATGACGAGCATTCTGACCAACTCTTCTGCTATCGCAGCTCTCTCGACACTGCGCACGATCAACAGCGACATGGAAATGACGCAGAGCCGCATTTCGTCTGGCTACAAGGTCGAGACCGCAGCCGACAACGCAGCCTATTGGTCGATCGCCACCACCATGCGTTCCGACAACAAGGCTCTCGGTACCGTTCAGGACGCACTCGGCCTCGGCGCTGCGACCACCGATGTGGCCTATACCGCCCTCGAATCGTCGATCAAAGTTGTCGATGAAATCAAGGCGAAGATCACCGCGGCCTCCGAGCCGGGCGTTGACAAGGCAAAGATCCAGAAGGAAATCGATCAGCTGCAGAACCAGCTGGAATCGATCTCCAAGTCGGCCTCCTTCTCCGGCGAAAACTGGGTTTATCACACCGCTTCCGCCGGTGCCGGCACGCAGGCGATCGTCGGTTCGTTCAACCGCGATGCGGATGGCAATGTCAGCCTGACGACGCTGGAATACGATACCAACAACTCCTCGCTGATCGAAGTCGATACGGCAGGCGCCAACGTCACGACCGGCACAGGTCTCCTGTCCACCTACATGAGCTTCTCCAGCGCGACTGGCGCGACCGTTTCGCTGACCTACTCGGTCCTGACGCTCGACATCAGCAGCATGACGACCGGCGATCTCGGCCTTGCGCTCTCCGGCGTTGATTCGGTTCTCCAGGAAATGACGGACGCTGCCGCTGACGTCGGTGCCATCAACTCCCGTATCGACCTCCAGAAGGACTTCGTCGCGGATCTGATGGACTCGATCGAAAAGGGCGTCGGCAAGCTGGTTGATGCCGACATGAACGAGGAATCGACCCGCCTGAAGGCTCTGCAGACGCAGCAGCAGCTGGGCATCCAGGCTCTGTCGATCGCCAACAGCGGTTCGCAGAACATCCTCTCGCTCTTCCAGTAA
- a CDS encoding DUF6250 domain-containing protein — translation MGVLTHYVRRALELGIIDQWHIWDFTRSPEDHAWVTEEFGPVRFMGAKAPYQAAGTVSRLGSFRTSVGITNDLHIGVLPQNDPDNFYEFVIGGWNNQASALRKISRDNLLHADRKDVTNSWSRITPGILSPGAENSVVISMNANGGVELLVNDIVVGEWGDLDLGESASVMIRGGWGGDLELCDTNAGIQRYIGNPNEQMPYWQAYQYYAKRLPQFADALFLKCDDDIVYLDIEKLSDFINFRRRNPHYFVVSANVVNNGVCAYLQQQAGQLPEAILGEFEHPPGGFGGTLWQSGERALKLHEYFLQSDRKNVPLKAPVIEWNERQSINFIAWLGRDILHMALAQGDDERVMTVDLPAYLGRPCAIYSDFIVSHLSFGPQERGFDFDPLVDKYDVLMREKLGL, via the coding sequence ATGGGCGTGCTCACGCACTATGTTCGACGCGCACTCGAACTCGGCATCATCGATCAGTGGCACATCTGGGATTTCACCCGGTCGCCGGAAGATCACGCCTGGGTAACCGAAGAGTTCGGCCCCGTTCGCTTCATGGGGGCCAAGGCTCCCTATCAGGCGGCGGGAACCGTGTCGCGTCTCGGCTCGTTCCGGACGAGCGTTGGCATCACCAATGACCTTCACATCGGTGTTTTGCCGCAGAATGACCCGGACAATTTCTACGAGTTCGTCATCGGCGGATGGAACAATCAGGCGTCGGCGCTGCGAAAGATCTCCAGGGATAACCTGCTGCATGCCGACCGAAAGGACGTGACCAATTCGTGGTCGCGCATCACGCCGGGAATCCTGTCGCCTGGTGCCGAAAATTCTGTCGTGATCAGCATGAACGCCAACGGTGGGGTGGAATTGCTGGTCAACGACATCGTGGTGGGGGAGTGGGGTGATCTCGATCTCGGAGAATCGGCATCCGTGATGATCCGCGGTGGCTGGGGTGGCGATCTGGAACTCTGCGACACCAACGCCGGCATTCAGCGCTACATCGGCAATCCGAACGAACAGATGCCGTACTGGCAGGCCTATCAGTATTACGCCAAGCGGCTCCCTCAGTTCGCCGATGCCCTTTTCCTGAAGTGCGACGACGACATCGTCTATCTGGACATTGAGAAGCTGTCGGACTTCATCAATTTCCGCCGCCGCAATCCTCACTATTTCGTGGTGTCGGCCAATGTCGTCAACAACGGCGTCTGCGCCTATCTGCAGCAGCAGGCCGGTCAGCTCCCGGAAGCCATCCTGGGGGAGTTCGAACACCCACCGGGTGGGTTTGGTGGTACTTTGTGGCAGAGCGGCGAACGGGCGCTCAAGCTGCATGAGTACTTCCTTCAGTCGGACCGCAAGAACGTCCCGCTGAAGGCCCCTGTAATTGAATGGAACGAACGCCAATCGATCAATTTCATCGCCTGGCTCGGGCGCGACATCCTGCACATGGCGCTGGCGCAGGGGGATGATGAGCGGGTCATGACCGTGGATCTGCCGGCCTATCTCGGGCGACCTTGCGCGATCTATTCGGACTTCATCGTCAGCCACCTGAGCTTTGGCCCGCAGGAGCGCGGCTTCGACTTTGATCCCCTGGTGGACAAGTACGACGTGCTGATGCGCGAGAAACTTGGTTTGTAA
- a CDS encoding flagellin N-terminal helical domain-containing protein, translated as MTSIITNTGALAALQTLRNVNQNMEDVQNRISSGYRVETAADNAAYWSIATTMRSDNKALGTVQDALGLGAAKTDTAYTGLESAISVVDEIKSKITAASEPGVDKTKINKELSELKKQLASIAESASFSGENWLYNTGSAGAGVKNIVASFNRAADGAVSLTTLEYDAGGSIMIDTYSAGRGILTKDWSVTQPDGTAGTTVANYFLIDIGTAAGAIATGAEITLDENTSADDLAGMLSAVEAMLQQLTDSASTLGAITSRIDMQEGFVSTLMDAIDKGVGRLVDADMNEESTRLKALQTQQQLAIQSLSIANTNAQNILQLFQQ; from the coding sequence ATGACCAGTATTATTACGAACACCGGTGCACTGGCTGCGCTGCAAACCCTCCGCAACGTCAATCAGAACATGGAAGACGTCCAGAACCGGATTTCTTCCGGTTATCGCGTCGAGACAGCCGCGGACAATGCCGCTTATTGGTCGATCGCCACCACCATGCGGTCCGACAATAAGGCGCTCGGTACCGTTCAGGACGCCTTGGGTCTGGGTGCCGCAAAGACGGATACCGCCTATACTGGACTTGAGTCCGCCATTAGCGTCGTCGATGAAATCAAGTCGAAGATCACGGCAGCATCCGAGCCGGGCGTCGACAAGACGAAAATCAACAAAGAGCTTTCCGAACTCAAGAAGCAGCTCGCTTCCATCGCCGAATCGGCATCGTTCTCCGGCGAGAACTGGCTCTACAACACCGGATCGGCCGGTGCAGGCGTCAAGAACATCGTTGCCTCGTTCAACCGCGCTGCCGACGGTGCCGTTTCGCTCACGACGCTGGAATATGATGCCGGCGGGTCGATCATGATCGACACCTACAGCGCGGGCCGCGGCATCCTCACCAAGGATTGGAGCGTGACGCAGCCGGATGGAACGGCTGGCACGACTGTCGCGAACTACTTCCTGATCGACATCGGCACGGCTGCCGGTGCAATCGCAACGGGCGCCGAGATTACGCTGGACGAAAACACCAGCGCCGACGATCTGGCCGGCATGCTCTCCGCTGTCGAAGCCATGCTGCAGCAGCTGACGGACTCAGCGTCGACGCTCGGTGCGATCACCAGCCGTATCGACATGCAGGAAGGCTTCGTCTCAACGCTGATGGACGCCATCGACAAGGGCGTCGGGCGTCTGGTCGATGCCGACATGAACGAGGAGTCGACACGCCTCAAGGCATTGCAGACACAGCAGCAGCTCGCCATCCAGTCGCTGTCGATCGCAAATACCAACGCGCAGAACATCCTGCAGCTCTTCCAGCAGTAG
- the motC gene encoding chemotaxis protein MotC, which produces MKRGFLQRLFLTTTAICSLCVAGDRARAQQTGETLEPYQMIRSLQYVQDTVVMGDHSAGEMQRFMLSSLDKRLRNINPKVFEDPRNVDAALIYAMSGGNPATLEFLVARDVGGNFDTRVGDVLRKYLAGRGLMVAKTLTAMVPEYQNQRIGPYLALVAGNVMVAKDSNEALRFYSAARLAAPGTIIEEAALRRSVAIAVEKGMPEQGIRFARQYARRFIHSPYASQFADLFVDLVVKHYGVISQEDVDGALEVMSDDRAQAIYLRIARQATIDGKTDLAREASLRAKQRGGDAQTPGSSVAKLYGGVANLSAGEIGKAAEVIEAVSDDQLSAQDRAIRAAAQRVAEEVMRPPSNVSLEQVSPDTVANQISAEKTSALPAHDATGTPAAAAAASASATPLDSEVKSFIDKGRSSLSAVDDLLKKDK; this is translated from the coding sequence ATGAAGCGCGGATTCCTGCAGCGGCTATTCCTGACCACGACGGCGATCTGTTCGCTCTGCGTCGCCGGTGATCGCGCGCGCGCGCAGCAGACCGGCGAAACGCTGGAGCCTTATCAGATGATCCGGTCGCTGCAATACGTGCAGGATACGGTGGTGATGGGGGATCACTCCGCCGGAGAGATGCAGCGTTTCATGCTGAGTTCTCTGGACAAAAGACTGCGCAACATCAATCCGAAGGTGTTCGAAGATCCCCGCAACGTCGATGCCGCGCTGATCTATGCGATGAGCGGCGGCAACCCGGCGACGCTGGAGTTTCTCGTGGCCCGCGATGTCGGCGGCAATTTCGATACGCGTGTCGGCGATGTCCTGCGCAAGTATCTCGCCGGCCGGGGGCTGATGGTGGCCAAGACCCTGACGGCCATGGTGCCCGAATATCAGAACCAGCGCATCGGGCCCTATCTGGCGCTCGTTGCAGGCAACGTGATGGTTGCCAAGGATTCCAACGAAGCGCTTCGTTTCTATTCGGCCGCGCGTCTGGCCGCACCCGGCACCATCATCGAGGAGGCAGCGCTCCGTCGCTCCGTCGCCATCGCCGTCGAAAAGGGCATGCCGGAGCAGGGTATCCGCTTTGCACGCCAATATGCGCGCCGATTCATTCACTCCCCCTATGCAAGCCAGTTCGCAGACCTCTTCGTCGATCTGGTCGTCAAGCATTACGGTGTCATTTCCCAGGAGGACGTGGACGGGGCTTTGGAAGTCATGAGTGACGACCGTGCGCAGGCAATTTACCTGCGGATTGCGCGTCAGGCGACCATTGACGGAAAGACGGACCTGGCGCGGGAGGCCTCCCTGCGTGCCAAGCAGCGGGGTGGGGATGCCCAGACGCCAGGCAGTTCCGTTGCGAAACTCTATGGCGGCGTCGCAAACCTCTCCGCCGGCGAAATTGGCAAGGCCGCGGAGGTGATCGAGGCGGTTTCGGACGACCAGTTGTCCGCACAGGACAGGGCGATCCGGGCGGCTGCGCAGCGCGTGGCAGAAGAAGTGATGCGGCCTCCGTCCAACGTCAGCCTGGAGCAAGTGTCACCGGACACAGTTGCAAATCAGATCAGTGCCGAAAAGACCTCGGCATTGCCCGCGCATGACGCGACCGGGACACCTGCCGCTGCTGCGGCAGCCTCTGCCAGCGCCACTCCTCTCGACTCCGAAGTCAAGTCTTTCATCGACAAGGGACGTTCGAGCTTGAGCGCTGTCGATGATTTGCTGAAAAAGGACAAGTGA
- a CDS encoding flagellin N-terminal helical domain-containing protein has translation MTSILTNSSAIAALSTLRSINSDMETTQNRISSGYKVETAADNAAYWSIATTMRSDNKALGTVQDALGLGAATTDVAYTALESSIKVVDDIKAKITAASEPGVDKDKIQKEIDQLQDQLSSIAKSASFSGENWVYHTASAGAGTQAIVGAFNRDNAGNVSLTTLEYDTTNSSLIEVNTAGANVTNGSGMLSKNMSFSSATGATVSLTYSVLSLDISNMTTGDLSKALSGVDAVLQDMTDAAADVGAINSRIDMQTGFVSDLMDSIKEGVGKLVDADMNEESTRLKALQTQQQLGIQALSIANSDSQNVLSLFR, from the coding sequence ATGACCAGTATTCTGACCAACTCATCTGCAATTGCAGCTCTCTCGACCCTGCGCTCCATCAACAGCGACATGGAAACCACGCAGAACCGCATTTCGTCGGGCTACAAGGTCGAGACCGCAGCGGACAACGCAGCCTATTGGTCGATCGCTACCACCATGCGTTCCGACAACAAGGCTCTCGGTACCGTTCAGGATGCACTCGGCCTCGGCGCCGCGACCACCGATGTCGCCTACACGGCGCTTGAGTCCTCCATCAAAGTCGTCGACGATATCAAGGCAAAGATCACCGCCGCTTCCGAGCCGGGCGTTGACAAGGACAAGATCCAGAAGGAAATCGATCAGCTGCAGGACCAGCTGAGCTCGATCGCCAAGTCGGCCTCCTTCTCCGGCGAAAACTGGGTTTATCACACCGCTTCCGCCGGTGCCGGCACCCAGGCCATCGTGGGCGCTTTCAACCGTGACAACGCTGGCAATGTCAGCCTGACGACCCTGGAATACGACACGACCAACTCGTCGCTGATCGAAGTCAACACGGCTGGCGCCAACGTCACCAACGGCTCTGGCATGCTCTCCAAAAACATGAGCTTCTCCAGCGCGACTGGTGCGACCGTATCGCTGACCTACTCGGTTCTGTCGCTCGACATCAGCAACATGACCACCGGCGACCTGTCGAAGGCCCTTTCGGGTGTTGACGCTGTCCTGCAGGACATGACGGACGCAGCCGCTGACGTGGGTGCGATCAACAGCCGTATCGACATGCAGACCGGCTTCGTTTCCGATCTGATGGACTCGATCAAGGAAGGCGTCGGCAAGCTGGTTGATGCCGACATGAACGAAGAATCGACCCGCCTGAAGGCTCTGCAGACGCAGCAGCAGCTGGGCATCCAGGCTCTGTCGATCGCCAACAGCGACTCGCAGAACGTTCTGTCGCTCTTCCGTTAA